The nucleotide sequence GGATATTTGTTAAGAAGCAATGCAGCTGTGAGTTTTGCATAATCTCTACAAACTGCCAAGTGATAGTCCAGGATTTCAGCAAGAGACAGATTTGGCTTGATAGTGTGCCAAACAAATTTAGCTAATTTTTTAAATTTCTCCTTACGAGTTATTTCTCGTTCTCGTGCTATATAACTATAATAATTGTAGGGTAGCATAAAACATACAAATCCAGCAAGAAAAATGCCTATAATTATGCTAATTAGTCCAAATGCCAGAAGTGTCTTCCTTGCGATTAAAGTTAGATACGGAACGTTAATCACGCTGAAGAGTATGACTAAAAATACAACTACCAAACTTACTAAGAATATTATCAACACATTGGAGACCCAATATCGTTCTTTCCAATATCTTATATTCTGTTCTTGCCATTCTAACAAATTTGTGAGCGTTTCTGCCTCGAAATTCCCCGCTAAGCGTTGATAAATCGCAGTCACGTATTGAACATCTTGAAGAGTCGGTAGAGACGTCTTAACTGACCTCTTCATGATATGTAGTGTATCCCACGAAATATTTTAACTTTCTCCTTAGGAATAGAAAGTTCTCAGCAGTTATAGCAAAGCAAAGCCGCTCTCTTCAGCAGAATAACTCTGTAGAGCTTCCCGTTGATAATTCTCGCTACCGCTATCTTATTGAGATGATGTATCCTCTTCCTCTCAAGGGCAACAAAGTTGAGTTCTCTTAAAACCTGTACGAAGTCCTCCCACCTTATGTTGAGCCATTTTGAATACTCATCAAAGAGTTCCTTTTCAACAACCAGATACTTTCTGCCGTCTATCAGATACCTCCGCTTGTGCTTTGGCAGTTCCTTTCTCAGTCTCCACCTTGCATGTAATGGCGACTGCACTGTAAGAATGGCTTCCTCCATGCTTTTGCCTTCTACGAGCATCTCAAAAAGAATTTTGAGTATGTGGTTGATTCTGTCAGGAACTCCGATTATATCTCCCCTCAGCGTGATTTTCCTTCTCCTGACTTTGATTCCCTCACTCTCAAGAGCTTCTCCAATCTTTGCAGTGGTTCCCTTCTTAGTACCGCCAGTATCAACAATCCCTCCAATGATGAAAGCTCTAACATCAAAGTCTCTCTCGCTTAAAACTTCCTCAGCTCTTGGATCAAGGAGAACAACTTCATCAATGCCCTTCTCCTTTAAGAACTCCCCAGTTGAAC is from Thermococcus paralvinellae and encodes:
- the trm10 gene encoding tRNA (guanine(9)-/adenine(9)-N1)-methyltransferase, giving the protein MKKLSEIFAELLKEKGIDKIGILSKRYRKSKNKLQDIALDVLEGKGAIVEVDEPTAIAWDLSGKRTDGSKYAYAPLCIAKKFKVIISPEELRDKLPKDYPYFIIDLMHWEKHTEKEKNKVALQAAQSYGVLRDYLWSELLALTWVNEEFKKKAHFPLEKITAYEGSTGEFLKEKGIDEVVLLDPRAEEVLSERDFDVRAFIIGGIVDTGGTKKGTTAKIGEALESEGIKVRRRKITLRGDIIGVPDRINHILKILFEMLVEGKSMEEAILTVQSPLHARWRLRKELPKHKRRYLIDGRKYLVVEKELFDEYSKWLNIRWEDFVQVLRELNFVALERKRIHHLNKIAVARIINGKLYRVILLKRAALLCYNC